Proteins encoded together in one Undibacterium sp. CCC3.4 window:
- a CDS encoding response regulator transcription factor — translation MKQRLALTDRELTILKLHSRGYRASDIAAELALSPKTIHNAVQMIKDKFDVQNFDAALKTANSHGLLW, via the coding sequence ATGAAGCAAAGATTGGCACTGACCGACAGGGAACTGACAATTCTCAAATTGCACAGCAGGGGGTATCGGGCCAGCGATATTGCGGCCGAATTGGCGCTGTCGCCCAAGACGATCCACAATGCCGTGCAAATGATCAAAGACAAGTTCGATGTGCAAAATTTTGATGCGGCGCTCAAAACCGCCAACTCCCACGGTTTGCTTTGGTAG
- a CDS encoding GNAT family N-acetyltransferase translates to MNTFTTRQAATSDLDKLATILDQYRQFYGRTSDVSAVREFLQARFLYKESSTFVAIDGDRILGFTQLYPSFSTLSLERIFILNDLYVDENSRQRGVAKRLIAAAAEYATSLGALSLTLSTAKSNEAAQALYSATGWVRDEHYYEYSLKLVP, encoded by the coding sequence ATGAACACTTTTACTACGCGACAGGCTGCAACATCGGACCTCGACAAGCTGGCCACGATCCTTGACCAATACCGTCAATTCTATGGACGCACAAGCGATGTTTCTGCCGTACGGGAGTTCCTGCAAGCGCGCTTCCTGTACAAGGAATCGAGCACCTTCGTGGCCATCGATGGCGACCGTATACTCGGGTTTACACAGTTGTATCCATCGTTTTCCACCCTGTCGCTGGAGCGGATATTCATCCTCAATGATCTGTACGTCGACGAGAACAGTCGCCAGCGCGGTGTGGCCAAGCGACTCATCGCAGCTGCCGCCGAGTATGCGACATCGCTTGGCGCGCTGTCGCTGACTTTGTCGACAGCAAAGAGCAACGAAGCGGCCCAAGCGCTCTATAGCGCCACTGGCTGGGTACGGGACGAACACTATTATGAGTACAGTCTCAAGCTAGTGCCCTAA
- a CDS encoding NIPSNAP family protein, translating to MKKLVEFRSYILKPECRDAFHRLVQEASYPLLRNWGVDVVDYGPSAHDINAYYLIRAYCDLPDRAVSQDAFYGSSDWRDGPRESIVALIECYTSFTLELDEAVVKALRTQ from the coding sequence ATGAAAAAACTTGTTGAATTCCGTTCGTATATTTTGAAGCCGGAATGCCGCGACGCCTTCCATCGCTTGGTGCAAGAGGCATCCTATCCGCTGCTGCGAAACTGGGGCGTCGATGTCGTGGACTACGGCCCTTCCGCACATGACATCAACGCCTACTACTTGATTCGCGCCTATTGTGATCTGCCAGACCGTGCGGTGAGTCAGGATGCGTTTTATGGCAGCAGCGACTGGCGCGACGGCCCTAGGGAGTCCATTGTTGCGCTCATCGAGTGCTATACATCGTTCACGCTCGAATTGGACGAAGCCGTGGTCAAAGCCTTGAGAACGCAATGA
- a CDS encoding IS66 family transposase produces MSLIAMELHLVLEDDTSRPIRQQFFTLLESELTQNEHFWGFFHRTPYRSNDKEPGQCIVVFDYQTGRAGASARAFFSGWWGSLMVDDYVGYKAMFAEGVTALACLAHVRRKFFDLHAANASPIAAGALRYIGQLYAIEQQASSLNTTGRQQLRQEQAQPLLRQWHAWLLITQQK; encoded by the coding sequence ATGTCACTGATCGCTATGGAGCTGCATTTGGTGCTCGAAGATGATACCTCGCGACCGATTCGTCAGCAATTTTTTACACTTCTGGAAAGTGAACTAACTCAGAACGAACACTTTTGGGGGTTCTTCCACAGAACACCTTATCGTTCGAACGATAAGGAACCGGGGCAGTGCATCGTCGTGTTTGATTATCAGACCGGTCGCGCCGGTGCGAGCGCGCGCGCCTTCTTTTCGGGTTGGTGGGGCTCGCTCATGGTGGACGATTACGTGGGGTATAAAGCGATGTTCGCCGAGGGCGTCACCGCACTGGCCTGCCTGGCCCATGTGCGGCGTAAATTCTTTGATCTGCATGCGGCCAACGCCAGTCCGATCGCCGCAGGGGCGCTACGCTATATCGGCCAGCTCTATGCCATTGAACAGCAAGCCAGTTCGCTCAATACGACGGGGCGTCAACAGCTACGTCAGGAACAAGCCCAACCGTTACTGAGGCAATGGCACGCTTGGCTACTGATCACACAACAGAAATGA
- a CDS encoding helix-turn-helix transcriptional regulator, whose product MNQLNNEELESLLGETIKRIRLLKNIDQQTLCAQAGLSVTALKNLETGHGASVKTLIKVLRGLGKTEWLQSLSPIATINPMTLLANQAPRQRARRSSKE is encoded by the coding sequence ATGAATCAACTAAATAACGAGGAACTCGAATCCTTACTCGGTGAGACGATCAAGAGAATTCGCTTACTCAAAAATATCGACCAGCAAACCCTATGCGCTCAAGCAGGTCTCAGCGTCACCGCCCTTAAGAATCTTGAAACTGGCCATGGTGCATCCGTTAAAACCCTCATCAAAGTATTACGTGGACTCGGGAAAACAGAATGGTTGCAATCCCTCTCTCCTATCGCCACGATTAATCCAATGACCTTACTGGCCAACCAAGCGCCACGCCAACGCGCACGCCGCAGCTCGAAGGAATAA
- a CDS encoding type II toxin-antitoxin system HipA family toxin, whose protein sequence is MPPSTKKSRYTPAKIIQVSIWGQLVGAVALDPIYAYYVFSYAEKFRQSSIELSPLQMPLKSTSEPVMFSDLPEATYKRLPAMLADALPDDFGSALVDRFMAERGISSSQISALDRLAYMGSRSMGAMEFKPQHGPRKMSSSAIVLSSLVQEARNVVSGTFGDDDHTKAALRSIIEVGTSAGGARAKAVIAWNPDSQEIRSGHANVDLGFTHWLLKFDGVGKDKEFSSSMGYGRIEYAYYLMAKAAGVAMTECRLLEENGRAHFMTRRFDREENNVRHHLQTLCAMAHVDYKKKATNSYAQFFMTIRDLGLARESMVQAFRRMVFNLMARNCDDHSKNFSFLLKQGSQWELSPAYDMTFSYNPHSEWVSQHLMSVNGKFRDFELQDILVEADRFGIGEIRSIILDAQSAISRWREFSAIAGVSQDDVLSIEKLFWFPI, encoded by the coding sequence ATGCCCCCGTCGACTAAAAAAAGCCGCTATACGCCGGCAAAAATCATTCAAGTGTCTATTTGGGGGCAGTTGGTTGGTGCCGTAGCGCTCGATCCTATTTATGCTTATTACGTTTTTTCCTACGCCGAAAAGTTCAGACAATCATCGATTGAGCTCTCTCCACTGCAGATGCCTTTGAAATCGACCAGCGAACCGGTGATGTTTTCTGATTTGCCCGAAGCCACCTACAAACGCTTACCGGCGATGTTGGCCGACGCTCTACCCGATGATTTTGGCTCAGCACTCGTCGACCGCTTCATGGCAGAGCGCGGTATTTCCTCATCTCAAATTTCAGCACTTGATCGCCTTGCCTATATGGGATCACGTTCGATGGGGGCGATGGAATTCAAACCGCAACACGGCCCACGGAAAATGTCCTCAAGCGCGATTGTCTTAAGCTCGCTCGTCCAAGAAGCACGTAATGTAGTTTCCGGGACCTTCGGCGATGATGATCATACAAAAGCTGCTTTGCGTAGCATCATCGAAGTCGGCACCTCAGCTGGTGGTGCCAGAGCAAAAGCGGTGATTGCATGGAATCCCGACAGTCAAGAAATCCGTTCAGGTCATGCCAACGTCGACCTAGGCTTCACCCATTGGTTACTGAAATTTGATGGTGTTGGCAAGGATAAGGAGTTTTCTAGCAGCATGGGTTACGGCCGTATCGAGTATGCGTATTACCTTATGGCAAAGGCCGCAGGTGTTGCCATGACTGAATGTCGTCTATTGGAGGAAAACGGTCGCGCTCATTTTATGACGCGCCGCTTCGACCGGGAAGAAAATAATGTCCGTCACCACTTGCAAACGCTCTGTGCTATGGCACACGTCGATTATAAAAAAAAGGCGACCAACAGCTATGCGCAGTTTTTTATGACCATTCGTGATTTAGGCTTAGCACGGGAATCGATGGTACAAGCTTTCAGACGCATGGTATTCAATCTTATGGCGCGGAACTGCGATGACCATTCCAAGAATTTTTCTTTTCTGTTAAAACAAGGATCGCAATGGGAACTCAGCCCCGCCTACGATATGACATTTTCCTATAATCCGCACAGTGAATGGGTTTCGCAGCACCTGATGTCGGTCAACGGAAAATTCAGAGATTTTGAGCTTCAAGATATATTGGTTGAAGCAGATCGATTTGGTATTGGCGAAATACGTTCCATCATTCTTGATGCCCAATCAGCGATATCTCGTTGGCGAGAATTTTCCGCTATTGCAGGCGTTAGTCAGGATGATGTACTGAGCATCGAGAAATTATTCTGGTTTCCGATCTAA
- a CDS encoding type II toxin-antitoxin system VapC family toxin — translation MMFVLDTNVVSELRKVRLGKADANVTAWAESVDAADLFVSAITIMELELGVLSIERKDVTQGAMLRSWLEQHVLPEFSGRTLPVDTAVALRCARLHCPDQRGERDALIAATALVHGMTVVTRNVADFKPTGVSLINPWEVSQ, via the coding sequence ATGATGTTTGTTCTCGACACCAACGTGGTGTCCGAACTACGCAAGGTCCGGCTTGGCAAGGCCGATGCGAACGTGACGGCATGGGCGGAAAGCGTTGATGCCGCCGATCTCTTTGTATCGGCCATCACCATCATGGAACTTGAGCTTGGCGTTCTGTCGATTGAGCGCAAGGATGTGACCCAAGGCGCCATGCTGCGTTCGTGGCTGGAACAGCACGTATTGCCCGAGTTTTCCGGTCGCACGCTGCCTGTCGACACCGCCGTGGCACTACGCTGCGCCCGACTGCATTGTCCCGACCAGCGCGGCGAGCGTGATGCACTGATCGCGGCCACTGCCCTTGTGCATGGCATGACCGTGGTCACTCGCAACGTCGCTGATTTCAAGCCTACGGGAGTCAGCCTCATCAATCCGTGGGAGGTATCGCAGTGA
- a CDS encoding type II toxin-antitoxin system Phd/YefM family antitoxin — protein sequence MTITTLSSREFNQGASEAKRAAKNGPVFITDRGKPAHVLLSFDDYQRLTKQRRNIADALAMPGIADMEFAPPRVSIQSRPADFS from the coding sequence ATGACCATTACCACCTTATCAAGCCGCGAGTTCAATCAAGGGGCGAGCGAGGCAAAACGGGCCGCAAAGAATGGGCCGGTGTTCATCACCGACCGAGGTAAACCCGCGCATGTCCTGTTGAGCTTTGACGACTATCAGAGGCTGACTAAGCAGCGGCGCAATATCGCCGACGCGCTGGCAATGCCGGGGATCGCCGACATGGAGTTTGCGCCGCCACGCGTGAGCATCCAAAGCCGGCCGGCTGATTTCTCATGA
- a CDS encoding AIPR family protein, which produces MNINASIIDQRVDGIKEEIRERAQSELGCQHDETKLKSLAFVYFSVRTMLDLEPDEAFDCVTDRSQDFGVDAMHITEVVDGEFGVTLFQAKYKAKLDATSNFEERSIDSLINAIKYIFDPHARLAAINDRLAVKVAEVRSMIRDGHIPRVRVIACNNGLRWNKSADEAIARAAFGDQVSWDYVNHDILLSILQRIKHIDTTLRLTGKATVEDMHYSRVCIGRVPVSEIANLMKTHGERLLERNIRRYLSLHGNRVNEGIRNTLLSPYSSNFYFFNNGITLVCNDFSYNALQNSNFQVKIENLQIVNGGQTCMTILKTSEELEISGQHLPEDASVLVRLYKLPKDDEDIFLQITHATNSQNPVDLKDLKSNDEKQKQLESHIQDFGFVYRRKRADGTGKPSDITHGTAAEALLSVWRHAPRQAKFFAREHFGKLYDVIFTAQLNGAQVITAVLIYRIA; this is translated from the coding sequence CAATGCTTCCATCATCGATCAAAGAGTAGATGGCATCAAAGAAGAAATTCGCGAACGCGCACAGTCAGAATTAGGCTGCCAACACGATGAGACCAAGCTGAAATCCTTGGCGTTCGTGTATTTTTCGGTTCGTACGATGCTCGATCTGGAACCGGATGAAGCCTTCGATTGTGTCACAGATCGCTCGCAAGATTTTGGTGTTGATGCGATGCATATCACCGAAGTTGTTGATGGCGAGTTTGGTGTGACACTTTTTCAGGCAAAATACAAGGCCAAATTAGATGCCACTTCAAACTTTGAAGAAAGAAGCATCGATTCACTGATTAACGCCATCAAATATATTTTTGATCCCCATGCCAGATTGGCGGCCATTAACGACCGGCTTGCAGTCAAGGTAGCAGAAGTACGCTCGATGATTCGCGATGGCCATATTCCGCGAGTGCGTGTCATTGCATGCAACAACGGATTACGCTGGAATAAATCGGCAGACGAAGCGATTGCCAGGGCCGCCTTCGGCGACCAAGTCAGTTGGGACTACGTCAATCATGACATTTTATTAAGCATCCTGCAGCGCATCAAACATATCGACACCACATTGAGACTGACCGGCAAAGCGACCGTGGAAGATATGCATTACAGCCGCGTCTGCATCGGTCGCGTACCGGTCAGCGAGATTGCAAACTTAATGAAAACACATGGAGAAAGGCTGCTTGAGCGCAACATTCGTCGTTATCTTAGTTTGCATGGCAATCGTGTGAACGAAGGCATTCGTAACACTTTATTATCACCCTATTCTTCCAACTTTTATTTTTTTAATAACGGCATCACATTAGTCTGCAATGATTTTTCATACAATGCCCTGCAAAACAGCAACTTTCAAGTGAAAATTGAAAATTTGCAGATTGTAAACGGCGGTCAAACCTGTATGACCATATTGAAGACCAGCGAAGAACTTGAAATTTCCGGGCAACATTTACCGGAAGATGCATCCGTCTTGGTTCGCCTGTATAAACTACCTAAAGACGATGAAGACATATTTTTACAGATTACGCATGCGACGAACAGTCAAAATCCGGTAGATCTGAAGGATTTGAAGTCCAATGATGAAAAACAAAAACAGTTGGAAAGTCACATTCAGGATTTCGGCTTTGTCTATCGTCGCAAACGTGCGGATGGAACAGGCAAGCCAAGCGACATCACCCACGGCACGGCTGCGGAAGCATTGCTATCGGTATGGCGGCACGCACCCCGCCAAGCGAAATTTTTCGCCAGAGAACATTTCGGAAAACTCTATGATGTCATCTTCACAGCGCAGTTGAACGGCGCTCAAGTGATCACGGCCGTATTGATTTATCGTATTGCTTAA